gaagcactgtttgtgaggggtcgtcctcaaaatcaaacgaggacaaagaagggaagatccaagtcaagatccagacccagcaaagatgaatgtgccttttgtcgagaaaaagggcactggaagaaagactgtccgaagttgaagaataaggccaaacataacaatggaaaggctattatggattcaaatgtagctgattgtgatgattcagacttctcattagttacaacagagtcatcaacatcatcagacatatggttgatggactcggcttgtagctatcatatgtgtcccaacagggactggttcgtggaatttcaagaaggagaatatggagtcatccacacagcggataacagccctcttacctcatatggcattggttcaatacgattaaggaaccatgatggaatgatcagaacattgatagatgttcgatatgtaccggatttgaagaagaatctcatctctgtgggagccctagaatcaaaagggttcaaaatcattgcagaaaatggagtgatgagagtatgctccggtgcactagtggtaatgaaggctaatcggaagaataataatatgtaccgctatcgtggcagtacagttattgggacagcgacagtaacatccagtgacgacaaagaggcagaagcaaccaagctatggcacatgcgcttgggacatgctggaggaaaatccttgaaaactctatcagatcaaggattgttaaaaggagtaaaggcttgcaacttggagttttgtgagcattgtgttaaagggaaacagacaagggttaaatttggtacagcgatccataatactaaaggcattttggattatgtacactctgatgtttggggtccttccaaaacaccttcattgggtgggaagcactattttgtaacctttgttgatgatttttcccgaagagtatgggtgtatacaatgaagagcaaagatgaagtgttgggaatttttctcaaatggaagatgatggtggagaatcagacaggcaggagaatcaagtgtattcgcacagacaatggaggtgaatacaaaaatgatcatttcaataaggtctgtgaaaatgatggcatcatccgacacttcactgttagacatacaccacaacagaatggagtggcagaacgtatgaaccggaccttgctggagaaggtacggtgtatgttgtccaatgctggcttgggcaaagaattttgggctgaggcaattacatatgcatgccacctcattaatcgtctaccatctgctgctattgatggcaaaacaccatttgaaaaatggtacggaaaacctgctgtagattataactctttgcacgtgtttggctcaactgcatattatcatgtgacggagtcaaaattggatccaagggcaaagaaggctatttttatgggaattacttctggagtcaaaggatatcgcttatggtgtcctatgacaaagaaagtaatgttcagcagagatgttacctttgatgaatttgctatggtaaataaggtaacagaagataccaaacaaaatgaaggtgcttctaagcaggtggagtttgagggaaaatttatttttcctacacaagaagcagaggaggaaacaaatgaaaattaccctctggaaggagagccagtagaggagattccaactcaggaatctcaacaacaacttgaatcaatagcaaccagcaggccaaaaagaacaataacgaaacctgttcgtctcatagagacggttgcttgtgcaacctcaattgtagctgatgatgttcctactacttacaaagacgctgtccaaagttcagaagaagataagtggaggattgccatgaatgatgaaatacagtcccttcatcagaatcatacatggagattggccaatctcccgaagggaaagaaagcaattgggtgcaaatgggtatttgcaaagaaagaaggatttcctaaccaattagatgttcgctacaaagcaagattggtggccaaaggatatgctcaaaaggagggaattgattacaatgaagtgttttctccagttgtaaaacattcctccattagaattatgttggctttggtagcacaattggatttggaactagttcagatggatgtaaaaactgcgtttttacatggaaacttggaggaggaaatctacatgactcagccagaaggattcaaagttgctggaaaagaaaatatggtgtgcaaacttgaaaaatcgttgtacggattgaaacaatcttctagacaatggtacaagcgatttgacgagtttatgttgcggcaagggtacaagagaagcaaatacgatcattgtgtgtatttgcacaagcttaaagatggttcctttgtatatcttctcctatatgttgatgatatgttgatagcttccaagaatttggaagaaattgataagttgaagattcaactgaagaaggagttcgagatgaaggatttgggtgaggcaaagaaaattcttggcatggagataattagagatagacgttcaaagaaactctgtttatctcaaaaggaatatttgaagagagtacttcaacgttttggcatagatgacaagactaagccagttagtactccacttgcttcccattttaagctaagtactactatgtcgccaatggatgaagctgaacgagagtatatgtcaaaggtaccatacgcaaatgttgttggtagcttgatgtatgcaatggtttgcacaaggcctgacatttcacaagctgttggagttattagcagatatatgcacaatccagggaaggagcattggcaagctgtgaagtggattctacggtatattcataatactgtagatgtcgggttagtttttgagcaggaagacaatcagtctgtagttggatattgtgactcagattttgcgggtgatatggacaaacgaagatcaactactggttatgtgtttacttttgcaaaggcaccagttagttggaagtctactttgcagtcaacagttgctttgtctacaacagaggcagagtacatggctattacagatgctgtgaaagaggcaatttggcttcaaggattgctaaaggagcttggtgttgaacaaaaaggtatcacaattttttgtgatagtcaaagtgctattcaattagcgaagaaccaagtttatcatgcaaggacgaagcacattgatgttcggtatcatttcgtacgagaaatcatagaagaaggtggagtcacggtgaagaaaattcatactacagagaatcctgctgatatgctgacaaaggtggtgactgcggtcaagtttcaacattgtttggatttgatcaacattgttgaacactgaagattgaagatgaagacacaaccaaaatttgttattgagagagaattgaaaatgtggaattttgccaaggtggagatttgttgaagtttggcaaaatgccaaagtcccacattggttgggagttaagtttggaggggatttttcccctataaaagaaggcctaatgtttaggattgagacacacctctcatttgccttctcatctgtttaaggcatttgtatcttctctctttagtattatttcacttgtatttttggagtgaaataaaatattggttgtgtccgaggagtaagctaaattagccgaacctcgtaaattctggtgttccctttattgttgctttattgtcttatttattatttggtggctgtcataatttttggtatagtagttgtgacttattcacactatatacatttggcttccgcaacagtgTGCAACTAATTAATTGGTGTAACATTGGCACGTCCTAGAGAAGAGGTACTTCCATGGCATATGCGTCACCAACCTTCCATTGTGTAACGTATGGATTCATTCGAACCTTGAAATTTTGGCTCAGAtcctatatatatttttaaaaatttactaAATAAGTGCAAGTAACTGATATTTAACccaataaatcagataatttgCAGTAAAATCCCCGACTCGAACTCATAATGTTCAAATTCCGGATCCCCTCTCCTTCCGTGCTCTAGTAATTAGTTGTGACATAGATGATAGTACATTCCAAAATAATAATTAACTTggttgataaaaaaaattatcatCTGTCATGGAACTTCTTAATTAAAGTTGACACTCATTCTTAATTTGAGTCTTGATCTAGCCTTGGCCACATGCACATTCAAGTGAGAAATTAACTCAAATTATTGGAAGACAGTCTAATGACCTCATGATTCATAGAAGTCCCCGAGAATTAAAGGGGCGATGAGGAAAAGCACGATATCCAAGTCCTTGAGTTGAAAATTGAAACCAGAAATCTGTGGTAATACTTAGCCTTTGTGCTGCAATTTGTGAGAATATTCTCCAGGTAATGTAGTGTACATAAAGCTAGCTAAAAGTTTAAGAGATACTAAAAGTTTGCCAAACGAAAAGCATAGAAGATGCATGCATGCCACTAACAGTATGTAGCAAAAAGTTAATCAGATTTCTGTATAGTAGCGGGAATGGAAAGCTAGCTGCAAAGTGCAAACTCTATGCtcaagaaattcttttctttcccTCTTTCCTTGTTTCTTGGCCACTAAGCTTAGTACCTGAATAGTCTTATTTAAGCTTATTGCTGGCTAATATACATGATTTACAGCCACATTTCCCAATATTTCTGCAAGCATGGCTTCTTATTCATCTGATTCTGATAATAATCTTGCACCAAGATCAAAACTTTTGGGCCGCCAAAGGCCTATTCATTCTGTTCTAGGAGGAGGAAGAGGTATCAAAATATCAATTTCTCATTATTATATCCTATCAAGAAATTGCTGACTTTTCACCTTTTTCTTATTCTGTGATTGGTTAATTACTCGTGGACTAAAATATTTTTAAGTGCAGTTGCGGACATATTGTTATGGAGAGACAAAACATTTTCTGCAGCAATTCTAATTGCAGTTGCAGTAATGTGGTTTCTTTTTGAGGTTGTGGATTATACCTTTGTGACTCTCCTCTGTCATGTCTCCATCACCACTATGTTAATAGTCTTCATTTGGTCTGCTGGTGCAGATATCTTTGGCTGGTATTCTTCTTATTTCCCCTTGCTACGAATGAAAATATCTGTTCGTCAAGATCTACATTTCATGTTTATATACGTACACACACAGGAGCGGATCCATGATTAAGTACAATTTTTAAGTTCTTAGCACTGAACGCAGGCGCGTAGGCACCCTGCTTGAAGCGGTGTCACGTTCGTCGAATTTTTTTGCAATCTATatgtataaataataaataaaattaaaatattggataaaatataaaaaaattacatCGTTTGTCGTTACCgtaatttattcatttgttcaCTTTTTCAAATATTGATATTGCTTATAAAAATTTCTGCATACGCCACTGAATGAAGCTATTACACTTCCGAAATTATGGGTTCAGAATTTTGATGCTTATCAAAAAAATTGTGACTTTTTGCTTATATGTCTATGTTCTGCCTCTGTATATACATATGATTTATTGATTCTCATAACATGTTCAGGACACCTCCAAGTATTCCCAAGGACATATTACAAGATACTACATTTGAAGATGTTGCTTCAATCTTACACAAAAAGTTCAACAATTTCCTCTCCATATTTCACTTTGTTGCATGTGGAAATGATGCAAAGCTCTTCTTTCTGGTATTATGAATCAATTTAGCCAAATAAATTACTAATTCATGTCCTTCATTTCAATGGATTTTATACTTATCTACTCCATTTTTTATGTTTTAGGCTATCATTTCTCTCTATATACTCTCAGTATTTGGAAACTATATCAGCACCTTGAACCTTTTGTTTTTTGGTAAGATTAATTAGCTATTTCTCATTCTTCTGTTAGTAACATTATTACTCTCTCgcttttttaaaactttttctgTGAATATTGTCTACAAGGTTTGCTTTGTGTGGAAACTCTCCCATTCCTTTATGAGAAATATGAAGAAGAAGTCGACGATATTGCATGTAAATTGAAGAGGCAAATGAGAAAAATGTGCAGGAAGTTTAATGCAGATTTTCTGGGCAAAATACCCAGAGTGCCAGCCAAAGAGAGAAAGGAGAAATAGGATGAATTAAGTACAAAATTTAAATGTGGACTACTCTTGTTTTCTTGACGTCCAAAACAATAATTTGCAATGTGATCATCAATGTACATGATAATTAATTAATGCAATAGTACATCTTATGAAATGTGTTTCCAGAATAAGCAAGAATTTGGGAATATATTCCAACAAAAAAAGATCTTTGCTAGCTAGACTAGCAGGAATTCAGGCATCCGTTCACTACCCTACTAGCTTATTCCTACAAAATTTAGAAACACATCTTTCTATACAGTTCAGTAATATTTTACGTCTAGAGGAAGAATTTTGGAAATTAAAATCACGCATTAATTGGTTAAATGAAGGAGATGCGAACACCAAATTCTTCCATTTGTCTACTCTTCATAGGCGTCGAAGAAATAGAATTTATAGTTTAAGGGATGTAGTTGGTAACTGGATTACTGACCAGTGtgaacttaaccaacatatcctTGCTTTTTATCAAACTATATTTACAACTAATCAACTGTCTTCCGTTCATGCTTATTTTGACTTAAATAGTTGTGCGCTTTCAAATTATGAACATCAATTTTTGGATGCACCTCTTGATCATAAGGAAGTTAAGTGTGCTCTCTTTAGTTTTAAACTCTACAAGGCACCTGGCCCGGATGGTTTCCAtccatttttctttcaaaaattttggTTGGATGTTAGCAATAAAGTTACTCTATTTTGTCAAAATGTCTTTGTTTCCAAGACAATTCCCCAGGAATTAAATCAAACATTTATTTGTCTTATTCCTAAGGTGAAAAACCCTACCACTATCCGGCAATATTGCCCTATAAGTTTATGTAATACATTATATAAGCTGATTACGAAGATCATTGTTAATAGGTTAAAGCCTGTCATTAATACAATTGTAGGACCTACCCAAACGAGTTTTCAACAAGGGAAACGTGCTTTTGATAATGCTATTATAGTATAGGAAGCTTTAAATTACTTTAGGAATGCAAAAGGAAAATCGTCCTACATGTTGTTAAAATTAGACCTAGAAAAGGCGTTCGACAGACTAGAATGGTCTTTTATTCGGAGGACTCTTTTATATTTTAATATTTCCCCACCTTTGGTTAGTTTAATCATGTCGTGTGTCACAACATCATCTATCTCTATTCTGATCAATGGCACTAGGACACATTACTTTACTCCAACTAGAGGAATTCGTCAGGGTGAtcctttgtcgccttatctttttATAATGTGTATGGAAATGCTCTCACGTAGCATCTCATTATCAGTTGACTACCTTCAATGGCAACCTATTTGTATAGCTAGGAAAGGTCCGCCAATATCACATCTCTTATTTGCAGATGACATTATTCTATTCTCAAAAATATCTACTAAAAGTTGTCATGCAATGATAGATGTGCTAGATCACTTCACTCATGCTTCTGGCCAAAAAATAAACCAGGTTTTTTTCTCTAAAAATGCTTTACAGAGTCATCGAACTTATGTGACTCAGTCCTTCTCTATTAAGGAAGGGACTGCGTTTGGAAAATATTTAGGCTTTCCTACATTTCAGACTCGACCTACAAATAAAGACTTCCAATTCCTCTTAGATAATTTTAAGAATAGGTTAGCCGGATGAAAAAGTAATTTACTTATAATGACGGGTCGCACTACTCTTATTAAATCTACCCTAAACAATCTTCCAAATCATATTATGCAGTATATTCAAATTCCCAAGCATATTCTTAATAAAATGGAGCAATACCAACGGAATTTTCTTTGGGGTACTAcctcaataaagaaaaaaatgcaTCTTCTTAAATGGAATATTGTATCAAGCCCTAAAGCTAAAGGGGGGCTGGAAATTCAAAAATTAGAGCAAAAGAATAAGGCTTTATTAGCAGGCCTTGCTTGGCGAATTTTTCAATCACTACAAGCTATGTGGTCAAGGATTCTAATTAACAAATACCTTCATAAACGCAATGTTACTAATAATTCACATACATGGGATAACATTTTGAAAGGCTGGCAGCATTGCCAATTAGGACTTCAATGGAGGATAGGAGAGGATAAACATATTAGTGTTTGGAATGATCCTTGGTTACGGCCAGGCACAACACTACGTTCGATGATTCACGGACCGTTAACTTTGGACCAAAATAATTTAATAGTTTCTCAACTACTTAGAACCAGAGGTTGAATACGGGACTAATTAATTTTGATTTGGGACAAAGT
This sequence is a window from Nicotiana sylvestris chromosome 3, ASM39365v2, whole genome shotgun sequence. Protein-coding genes within it:
- the LOC104227651 gene encoding reticulon-like protein B9, whose product is MASYSSDSDNNLAPRSKLLGRQRPIHSVLGGGRVADILLWRDKTFSAAILIAVAVMWFLFEVVDYTFVTLLCHVSITTMLIVFIWSAGADIFGWTPPSIPKDILQDTTFEDVASILHKKFNNFLSIFHFVACGNDAKLFFLAIISLYILSVFGNYISTLNLLFFGLLCVETLPFLYEKYEEEVDDIACKLKRQMRKMCRKFNADFLGKIPRVPAKERKEK